The following are from one region of the Pectobacterium actinidiae genome:
- the aat gene encoding leucyl/phenylalanyl-tRNA--protein transferase, translated as MRLYQLSLQSLQFPDPNQALDDPNGLLAVGGDLSVARLNAAYRQGIFPWYSPGEPILWWSPNQRAVLFPGEFHLSRSMKKFLKRHTFHATLNQAFDDVIHACAHEHHDGTWITPDIISAYRQLHQVGKAHSVEVWHNGTLVGGLYGIEQGRLFCGESMFSRMDNASKYALLAFQQHFIHHGGHLIDCQVLNSHTASLGVSEIPRERFLQQLFQWQDIAVDDRCWLPQQLAEPTR; from the coding sequence ATGCGTCTATATCAGCTTTCGCTTCAATCGCTTCAGTTCCCTGATCCGAACCAGGCGCTGGATGACCCTAACGGCCTGCTGGCCGTTGGCGGCGATCTCTCCGTTGCCCGCCTAAATGCGGCTTACCGACAGGGCATTTTCCCCTGGTACTCCCCCGGTGAACCTATCTTATGGTGGTCTCCGAATCAGCGTGCGGTTCTGTTTCCCGGCGAATTTCATCTCAGCCGCAGCATGAAAAAATTCCTGAAGCGCCATACTTTTCATGCCACGCTCAATCAGGCATTTGATGATGTCATCCACGCCTGTGCGCATGAACACCATGATGGTACCTGGATTACGCCAGACATCATTTCAGCTTATCGCCAGCTTCATCAGGTTGGGAAAGCACATTCCGTCGAAGTGTGGCACAATGGCACACTGGTTGGTGGATTATATGGTATTGAACAAGGGCGATTATTTTGCGGTGAATCCATGTTCAGCCGCATGGATAACGCCTCAAAATATGCGCTGTTGGCGTTTCAACAGCATTTTATTCACCACGGCGGTCATTTGATTGATTGTCAGGTGTTAAATTCCCATACGGCGTCACTGGGCGTGAGTGAAATTCCCCGCGAACGCTTTCTGCAACAGCTTTTTCAGTGGCAGGATATTGCCGTCGATGACCGTTGTTGGCTACCACAACAGCTCGCCGAACCGACGCGGTGA
- the cydC gene encoding heme ABC transporter ATP-binding protein/permease CydC: MAQMKTMQVLKPFLALYRQHFWYLSLGVVLAIATLLASIGLLALSGWFLAGAALAGIVGLLTFNYMLPAAGVRGAAIARTAGRYGERVVSHDATFRVLLRLRVFTFSRILPLSPGGLAQFRQAELLNRLVADVDTLDHLYLRVISPIVSAFAAILIVCYGLSFIDASLALTLGAIMLVLLLCLPIIFYQAGNGIGQDLTALRAQYRLQLTTWLQGQAELTVFGALSRVRQQLALVEINWLRRQRQQANLTGLSQAVMILCSGLTVTLILWLAADGVGGNPQPGALIALFVFASLAAFEALAPVTVAFQHMGQVIASAARVDQIIRQPVDVTFPEHGPDTSREASLELSHVGFTYPGQPQPVLQNITLSIQPGEHLALLGRTGCGKSTLLQLLTRAWNCEYGNITLNGHPLAEWREGDLRAMMSVVPQRVHIFSATLRDNLLLAAPAARDEKLAEVLEQVGLEKLLENEGLNAWLGEGGRQLSGGEQRRIALARALLHDAPLVLLDEPTEGLDAETEKRILQLLRQHCADKTLIVITHRLYGLESMDRICILDDGKVIEQGSHQALMAQQGRYWQFRQHV, translated from the coding sequence ATGGCTCAGATGAAAACAATGCAGGTATTGAAACCGTTTCTGGCACTTTATCGTCAGCACTTCTGGTATTTGAGTTTGGGCGTGGTATTGGCCATTGCTACGTTGCTGGCCAGTATTGGTCTACTCGCCCTATCCGGCTGGTTTCTGGCGGGTGCCGCGCTGGCGGGGATCGTCGGGCTGCTCACCTTTAACTATATGCTACCTGCTGCTGGCGTACGCGGCGCAGCTATCGCCCGTACAGCCGGGCGCTATGGGGAAAGAGTGGTCAGCCACGATGCCACCTTCCGTGTTCTGCTGCGATTGCGTGTTTTCACTTTTTCTCGCATTCTGCCACTCTCTCCAGGTGGATTGGCACAATTTCGTCAAGCTGAACTGCTAAACCGGCTCGTGGCGGATGTAGATACGCTCGACCACCTCTATCTTCGCGTGATTTCCCCCATCGTCAGCGCATTCGCCGCCATTCTTATCGTCTGTTACGGCCTGAGCTTCATTGATGCCTCACTGGCTCTGACGCTGGGTGCCATTATGCTGGTACTGCTCCTGTGCCTGCCGATTATCTTTTATCAGGCGGGGAACGGCATCGGGCAGGATTTGACCGCGCTGCGTGCACAATACCGTCTTCAGCTAACGACCTGGCTGCAAGGTCAGGCGGAACTCACCGTTTTCGGCGCACTCAGTCGCGTGCGTCAACAGTTGGCTCTGGTGGAAATTAACTGGCTGCGTCGCCAACGTCAGCAGGCCAACCTTACTGGTCTATCGCAGGCGGTGATGATTTTATGCAGCGGGCTGACCGTTACCCTGATTCTGTGGCTGGCAGCCGATGGCGTTGGCGGTAATCCACAGCCCGGTGCGTTGATTGCGCTGTTTGTGTTCGCCTCGCTTGCCGCCTTCGAAGCGCTGGCCCCCGTCACGGTGGCCTTCCAGCACATGGGACAAGTGATTGCCTCTGCTGCTCGGGTCGATCAAATCATTCGCCAGCCCGTTGACGTCACGTTCCCAGAGCATGGACCAGACACTTCGCGTGAGGCGTCACTCGAACTCTCACATGTCGGTTTCACGTATCCTGGTCAACCCCAGCCTGTGTTGCAGAATATTACCCTTTCCATTCAGCCGGGCGAGCATCTGGCGCTGCTGGGGCGAACCGGATGCGGGAAATCAACGCTATTGCAGTTGCTGACCCGGGCATGGAATTGTGAATACGGGAACATTACCCTGAATGGTCATCCCCTTGCCGAGTGGCGAGAAGGCGATCTCCGCGCCATGATGAGCGTGGTTCCACAACGCGTGCATATTTTCAGCGCAACGCTACGTGATAACTTACTGCTAGCGGCACCGGCCGCACGAGATGAAAAGCTGGCCGAGGTATTAGAGCAAGTTGGGTTAGAAAAACTGCTGGAAAACGAGGGGCTGAATGCCTGGCTGGGAGAAGGCGGCCGACAACTGTCCGGTGGCGAACAGCGCCGTATCGCGCTAGCGCGGGCATTATTGCATGACGCCCCGCTTGTGCTATTGGATGAACCGACTGAAGGGTTGGATGCAGAAACCGAAAAGCGTATTCTGCAACTGCTCCGCCAACACTGTGCAGATAAGACGCTGATTGTCATCACTCATCGGCTATACGGCTTAGAATCGATGGATCGCATCTGTATCCTGGACGATGGCAAAGTGATCGAACAGGGCAGCCATCAGGCTTTAATGGCACAGCAAGGCCGTTATTGGCAATTCCGCCAACACGTTTAG
- the cydD gene encoding heme ABC transporter permease/ATP-binding protein CydD, with translation MKKTRQQELTAWLKQQSKLAQRWLRISLLLGFLSGALIVAQAWLLATLLHALIIEHATRESLLSPFLLLIATFILRALNSLLRERVGFLCGQAVRQQIRKLVLDRLQQLGPAWVQGKPAGSWATMILEQVDDMQDYYARYLPQMYLAALIPLLILITIFPLNWAAGLILFLTAPLIPLFMALVGMGAADANRRNFLALARLSGHFLDRLRGMETLRLFHRGKAETEQIRHASEDFRSRTMEVLRMAFLSSGVLEFFASISIAVVAVYFGFSYLGELDFGHYGMGVTLFAGFLVLILAPEFFQPLRDLGTFYHAKAQAIGAAESLVTFLSKEGETVGFGTHEFSSDSAIAIRAENLVVLAPNGTPLTQPLTFDIRAGERIALVGLSGAGKSSLLNVLLGFLPYRGSLTVNGQALNTLTPESWRQQLSWVGQNPHLPEQTLRSNILLGNPQASIVELQQAIERAYVQEFLPQLPQGLETTIGDGAARLSVGQAQRVAVARALIHPCNLLLLDEPSASLDAHSEDLVMTALNDAARSQTTLLVTHQLTEIAEYDAIWVMDSGRLIQQGDYQTLRAEAGPFATLLAQRQGAL, from the coding sequence ATGAAAAAAACCAGACAGCAAGAACTGACCGCCTGGCTGAAACAGCAGAGTAAGCTGGCGCAACGTTGGCTACGGATTTCACTCCTGCTTGGATTCCTGAGCGGCGCGTTGATCGTGGCACAAGCCTGGCTGTTAGCTACGCTGCTTCATGCTTTGATCATCGAGCATGCCACTCGCGAATCCTTGCTCTCCCCTTTCCTCCTGCTGATTGCCACATTTATTCTGCGCGCACTCAACAGTCTATTACGCGAGCGTGTTGGTTTTCTTTGCGGGCAAGCCGTTCGACAGCAAATTCGTAAGCTGGTACTGGATCGATTGCAACAGTTGGGCCCTGCCTGGGTACAGGGCAAACCCGCCGGCAGTTGGGCAACGATGATTCTTGAGCAGGTTGATGATATGCAGGACTATTACGCCCGCTATCTGCCGCAAATGTATCTTGCCGCGCTGATCCCGCTGCTTATCTTAATCACGATTTTTCCGCTCAACTGGGCCGCGGGTCTGATTCTGTTTCTAACGGCTCCTCTCATCCCGCTTTTTATGGCACTGGTTGGCATGGGTGCGGCAGATGCCAACCGACGTAACTTTCTGGCATTAGCACGCCTGAGCGGACACTTCCTCGATCGCCTGCGCGGGATGGAGACACTGCGTCTGTTCCATCGTGGCAAGGCCGAAACTGAACAAATCCGCCATGCTTCCGAGGATTTTCGTAGTCGCACGATGGAAGTGCTGCGCATGGCGTTTCTCTCCTCAGGCGTACTAGAATTTTTCGCTTCCATTTCAATCGCCGTTGTCGCCGTCTATTTCGGTTTCTCTTATCTCGGGGAACTGGATTTTGGCCATTACGGCATGGGTGTGACGCTCTTCGCTGGCTTTCTCGTATTGATTCTGGCTCCAGAATTCTTTCAGCCTTTACGCGATTTGGGCACTTTCTATCATGCCAAGGCTCAGGCTATCGGCGCAGCAGAATCCCTGGTGACGTTTTTGTCAAAGGAAGGCGAAACGGTCGGCTTTGGCACACACGAATTCAGCAGCGATAGCGCCATTGCTATCCGAGCGGAAAACCTGGTTGTCCTCGCACCAAATGGCACTCCGCTGACCCAACCGTTGACGTTCGATATTCGCGCAGGTGAACGTATCGCACTGGTCGGTCTCAGCGGAGCAGGAAAAAGCTCACTGCTTAATGTCCTGCTGGGATTCCTGCCCTATCGTGGTTCACTCACCGTCAACGGTCAGGCGTTGAACACGCTGACGCCTGAATCATGGCGTCAGCAGTTGAGCTGGGTCGGGCAAAACCCTCATTTGCCGGAACAGACGCTACGCAGCAATATTCTGCTGGGTAATCCACAGGCCAGTATTGTGGAATTGCAGCAGGCGATTGAGCGCGCGTATGTACAGGAATTTTTACCGCAGCTTCCTCAGGGTTTGGAAACAACAATCGGTGACGGTGCGGCACGCCTCTCCGTCGGACAGGCACAGCGCGTCGCCGTTGCCCGTGCGCTTATTCATCCTTGCAACTTACTGCTGTTGGATGAGCCGTCGGCCAGTCTGGATGCCCATAGCGAGGATCTTGTCATGACGGCGCTGAACGACGCTGCGCGTTCGCAGACCACACTGCTAGTAACGCATCAGCTTACCGAGATCGCCGAGTATGACGCGATCTGGGTCATGGACAGCGGTCGATTAATTCAACAAGGGGATTATCAAACGCTCCGAGCCGAAGCGGGTCCCTTCGCGACGCTACTGGCACAACGACAGGGGGCGCTGTAA
- the trxB gene encoding thioredoxin-disulfide reductase, which yields MGTVKHHKLLILGSGPAGYTAAVYAARANLQPVLITGMEKGGQLTTTTEVENWPGDADDLTGPLLMERMHAHATKFNTEVIFDHIERVDLQNRPFRLFGDSAEYTCDALIIATGASARYLGLPSEEAFKGKGVSACATCDGFFYRNQKVAVVGGGNTAVEEALYLSNIAAEVHLIHRRETFRSEKILIDRLMDKVKNGNIILHTNRTLDEVLGDDMGVTGVRIRDTQTDAAEELELAGVFIAIGHSPNTAVFGGQLELENGYIKVQSGIHGNATQTSIPGVFAAGDVMDHIYRQAITSAGTGCMAALDAERYLDGLTVNK from the coding sequence ATGGGTACTGTTAAACATCACAAGTTATTGATTCTGGGTTCAGGCCCGGCTGGCTATACTGCCGCGGTTTATGCTGCACGGGCGAACTTACAGCCAGTATTAATCACGGGTATGGAAAAAGGCGGTCAGTTGACGACCACGACCGAAGTTGAAAACTGGCCGGGTGATGCCGATGATTTAACTGGCCCGCTGTTAATGGAGCGTATGCACGCACACGCGACCAAATTCAATACCGAAGTGATCTTCGATCATATTGAACGTGTTGATTTGCAGAACCGTCCATTCCGTTTATTCGGTGATAGCGCCGAATACACCTGTGATGCGCTGATCATCGCCACAGGGGCATCCGCTCGTTATCTTGGCCTGCCGTCTGAAGAGGCGTTTAAAGGCAAAGGGGTTTCTGCCTGCGCAACCTGTGACGGGTTCTTTTACCGTAACCAGAAAGTCGCCGTGGTTGGCGGCGGGAATACCGCGGTTGAAGAAGCGCTGTATTTGTCTAACATCGCTGCGGAAGTACATTTGATCCACCGTCGCGAGACGTTCCGTTCAGAGAAAATTCTGATCGACCGTCTGATGGACAAAGTTAAAAATGGCAACATCATCCTGCATACCAACCGTACGCTGGATGAAGTGTTAGGCGATGACATGGGTGTGACTGGCGTTCGTATTCGCGATACGCAAACCGATGCAGCGGAAGAACTGGAACTGGCTGGCGTGTTTATCGCTATCGGTCACAGCCCAAACACCGCCGTGTTCGGTGGTCAGTTGGAACTGGAAAACGGCTATATCAAGGTGCAATCCGGCATTCACGGCAACGCGACACAGACCAGCATTCCTGGCGTCTTTGCCGCAGGCGATGTCATGGACCATATTTACCGTCAGGCCATTACCTCCGCAGGTACTGGTTGTATGGCGGCACTGGATGCTGAACGCTATCTGGACGGACTGACCGTCAACAAGTAA
- the lrp gene encoding leucine-responsive transcriptional regulator Lrp, which produces MVDTKKRPGKDLDRIDRNILNELQKDGRISNVELSKRVGLSPTPCLERVRRLERQGFINGYTALLNPHYLDASLLVFVEITLNRGAPDVFEQFNAAVQKLEEIQECHLVSGDFDYLLKTRVPDMSAYRKLLGETLLRLPGVNDTRTYVVMEEVKQSNRLVIKTR; this is translated from the coding sequence ATGGTAGACACTAAAAAACGGCCAGGAAAAGATCTCGATCGTATTGATCGTAACATCCTGAACGAATTGCAAAAAGATGGGCGTATTTCCAATGTCGAGCTTTCCAAACGTGTTGGGCTGTCGCCAACACCCTGTCTGGAACGTGTACGTCGTCTGGAAAGACAGGGCTTCATTAACGGCTACACAGCGCTACTAAACCCGCATTATCTGGATGCGTCACTGCTGGTTTTTGTTGAAATAACGCTAAACCGCGGCGCGCCTGATGTGTTTGAACAGTTCAACGCTGCGGTGCAAAAGCTGGAAGAAATTCAGGAGTGTCATCTGGTTTCCGGTGATTTTGACTATCTGTTGAAAACGCGTGTGCCAGACATGTCCGCTTACCGTAAGCTCCTGGGTGAAACGCTGCTGCGTTTACCGGGCGTAAACGACACCCGTACCTACGTGGTGATGGAAGAAGTGAAGCAAAGCAATCGTCTGGTTATTAAGACGCGATAA
- a CDS encoding DNA translocase FtsK 4TM domain-containing protein: MSQEYTEDKDVTLKKLSGTRRLLEAILIVVALFAVYLSVALLSFSPSDPSWSQTAWHEPIHNLGGVAGAWLADTLFFIFGVLAYAIPPIMLSLCWAAFRQRDNSQTIDYFTFSLRLIGTLALILTSCGLAALNIDDLYYFASGGVLGSLLSSSMIPRFNSMGATLILLCVWGAGLTLFTGWSWLTIAEKIGAGVLGCLTFMSNRSRRDEDYREEHDREEDERDVLNLRHDETSGEAITQQRDDDDVLFSAPSVADAVNDTAAENKVEASSPLTENAPTATQPASSAETPVIGATLSDAAVPDSALPGSAFPGSSSGIVPPVTPSAIDSTPSLNPPLYSFEVPETPATIPDIATSDERHSSLYAPYGNTYGESAVPPIVTSPVVQPFAEPPQPARDMDSNANNTFMPAFSADGDDNPQIKRGVGPELPRPNPVRIPTRRELASYGIKLPSQRLAEEQARLQAQNGSAETELANDVYQEETPDDIAQQEAALQQAYLDQQRQRYGDEYPLQEDDEDTLLQAQLARDFAAQQQSRYDASAFQHDKETPAPTAPPVVHEPVQPNPVVPQVIPQAVSHDAFSFSPFSAENEREAESHTFSESTYPQPSYSVEPELPPMHAGEDEDDDDERNPLTVSQPAQPMSAPIEAAKQENTPAHHPAMDGLIHPFLVRNEQPLQKPTTPLPTLDLLTPPRASEAPVDNFALEQTARLIEARLADFRVKADVVDHSPGPVITRFELDLAPGVKAARISNLSRDLARSLSVVAVRIVEVIPGRPYVGLELPNAHRQTVYLREVLDCDQFRDNPSPLSIVLGKDIAGEPVVADLAKMPHLLVAGTTGSGKSVGVNAMIISMLYKATPEDVRFIMIDPKMLELSVYEGIPHLLTEVVTDMKDAANALRWCVGEMERRYKLMSALGVRNLAGYNERVMTANAMGRPIPDPFWKPGDSMDMTPPVLEKLPYIVVMVDEFADLMMAVGKKVEELIARLAQKARAAGIHLVLATQRPSVDVITGLIKANIPTRIAFTVSSKIDSRTILDQGGAESLLGMGDMLYMAPNSSIPVRVHGAFVRDEEVHAVVQDWKARGRPQYIDNIISGGDDAEGGGLGLDGDEELDPLFDQAVEFVVDKRRASISGVQRQFRIGYNRAARIVEQMEAQGIVSSPGHNGNREVLAPPSME, from the coding sequence TTGAGCCAGGAATATACAGAAGATAAAGACGTTACCCTGAAAAAGCTCAGTGGAACACGTCGTTTGCTTGAAGCGATTTTAATCGTTGTGGCACTTTTTGCGGTTTATCTTAGTGTCGCACTACTCAGTTTCAGCCCCTCCGATCCCAGCTGGTCACAGACTGCATGGCATGAACCTATTCACAACCTTGGTGGTGTAGCGGGGGCATGGCTGGCGGATACGCTGTTCTTTATTTTTGGTGTGCTAGCCTACGCCATTCCGCCGATTATGTTATCCCTGTGCTGGGCTGCTTTCCGCCAGCGTGATAACAGCCAGACGATTGACTACTTTACCTTTTCACTCCGCCTGATTGGGACATTGGCGCTGATCCTGACCTCTTGCGGTCTGGCTGCGTTGAATATTGACGATCTCTACTATTTTGCTTCCGGTGGTGTTCTGGGAAGCTTGTTGAGCAGCTCAATGATCCCACGTTTCAACAGCATGGGGGCGACGCTGATTCTCCTGTGCGTGTGGGGAGCAGGGCTAACGCTGTTTACCGGCTGGTCATGGTTAACGATTGCTGAAAAAATTGGTGCGGGTGTATTGGGCTGTCTGACATTTATGTCAAACCGTTCACGCCGCGATGAGGACTACCGCGAAGAACACGATCGCGAAGAAGATGAACGTGATGTGCTTAACCTGCGCCACGATGAAACCTCAGGTGAGGCAATAACACAACAGCGTGATGACGATGATGTCCTGTTTTCTGCCCCTTCCGTTGCTGATGCGGTAAACGACACGGCGGCAGAGAATAAGGTAGAAGCGTCATCACCATTGACGGAGAACGCACCGACAGCGACACAACCGGCGAGCTCCGCTGAAACGCCAGTGATAGGGGCAACATTGTCTGATGCAGCAGTGCCTGATTCAGCATTACCAGGATCGGCATTCCCTGGATCATCGTCTGGCATTGTGCCACCTGTTACCCCATCTGCGATTGATTCGACGCCGTCGCTAAACCCGCCGCTGTATTCGTTTGAAGTCCCCGAAACGCCAGCGACAATCCCAGATATCGCAACTTCAGATGAACGCCATAGCAGTCTGTATGCACCTTACGGAAATACTTACGGAGAGAGTGCCGTACCGCCGATTGTCACATCTCCCGTGGTTCAACCGTTTGCTGAGCCACCACAGCCTGCACGTGATATGGATTCCAATGCGAATAACACCTTTATGCCTGCGTTCAGTGCCGATGGGGATGATAATCCGCAAATTAAACGCGGCGTAGGACCAGAACTGCCGCGCCCTAATCCGGTGCGTATTCCCACTCGTCGCGAGCTGGCGTCATACGGAATCAAACTGCCGTCGCAGCGGCTGGCGGAAGAGCAAGCAAGGTTGCAGGCGCAGAACGGTAGCGCAGAAACTGAATTGGCGAATGACGTGTATCAGGAAGAGACTCCGGATGACATCGCCCAGCAGGAAGCGGCATTGCAGCAAGCGTATCTGGATCAGCAACGTCAGCGTTATGGCGATGAGTACCCGTTACAGGAAGACGATGAAGACACGCTCCTGCAAGCGCAGCTAGCCAGAGATTTCGCGGCACAGCAGCAGTCACGTTATGACGCCAGCGCGTTCCAGCACGATAAAGAAACGCCTGCTCCGACTGCACCGCCTGTGGTCCATGAGCCCGTTCAGCCAAATCCTGTAGTACCTCAAGTAATACCGCAAGCCGTGTCACATGACGCTTTTTCATTTTCACCGTTTAGTGCGGAGAATGAACGCGAGGCTGAATCGCATACGTTCAGCGAATCCACCTACCCGCAGCCGTCCTATAGCGTTGAGCCAGAACTTCCACCGATGCATGCTGGTGAAGATGAGGATGACGACGATGAGCGTAACCCGTTGACGGTGAGTCAGCCTGCGCAGCCGATGTCAGCGCCTATTGAGGCTGCGAAACAGGAGAATACGCCAGCGCACCATCCGGCAATGGATGGTTTGATTCACCCGTTCCTGGTGCGTAATGAACAACCGCTACAAAAGCCGACTACGCCGCTACCAACGTTGGATTTGTTGACCCCACCACGAGCAAGCGAAGCGCCTGTTGATAATTTCGCCTTGGAACAGACGGCGCGACTGATTGAAGCGCGTCTGGCGGATTTCCGGGTAAAAGCAGATGTGGTCGATCACTCTCCTGGACCAGTCATCACGCGGTTTGAATTGGATCTGGCTCCAGGCGTTAAAGCGGCTCGTATCTCGAATCTGTCACGCGATTTGGCGCGTTCACTGTCGGTTGTCGCGGTGCGTATTGTTGAGGTGATCCCCGGCCGGCCGTATGTCGGGTTGGAACTGCCGAATGCGCATCGTCAAACGGTTTATCTGCGCGAAGTGTTGGACTGCGACCAGTTCCGGGATAATCCATCGCCGTTGTCGATTGTGCTGGGTAAAGATATTGCAGGCGAGCCTGTCGTTGCCGATCTGGCAAAAATGCCACACCTGCTGGTTGCCGGTACAACGGGGTCGGGTAAATCGGTCGGCGTCAACGCCATGATCATCAGTATGTTGTATAAAGCTACGCCGGAAGACGTACGCTTTATTATGATTGACCCGAAAATGCTGGAGCTCTCGGTTTACGAAGGCATTCCGCATTTGTTGACGGAAGTCGTGACCGATATGAAAGATGCAGCCAACGCGCTACGCTGGTGTGTCGGTGAAATGGAGCGCCGTTACAAGCTGATGTCAGCCCTTGGTGTACGTAATCTGGCGGGATACAACGAACGGGTGATGACGGCAAATGCGATGGGACGCCCGATCCCCGATCCGTTCTGGAAACCGGGTGACAGTATGGATATGACACCGCCAGTACTGGAAAAATTGCCGTATATCGTGGTGATGGTCGATGAATTTGCTGACCTGATGATGGCGGTGGGTAAGAAAGTTGAAGAGCTGATTGCCCGGCTGGCGCAAAAAGCGCGTGCTGCCGGTATTCACCTGGTACTGGCGACGCAGCGTCCTTCCGTTGATGTAATCACCGGATTGATCAAAGCGAATATTCCGACGCGTATCGCGTTTACTGTGTCCAGCAAAATTGACTCACGGACTATCCTCGATCAAGGTGGCGCGGAATCGCTATTGGGGATGGGGGATATGCTGTATATGGCACCTAACTCCTCGATACCTGTCCGTGTTCATGGTGCTTTTGTGCGCGATGAGGAAGTTCACGCTGTCGTTCAGGATTGGAAAGCGCGCGGTCGCCCTCAATATATCGATAATATTATCAGTGGTGGCGACGATGCTGAAGGCGGAGGTCTCGGTCTTGATGGCGATGAAGAACTCGATCCGCTATTCGATCAGGCAGTAGAGTTTGTGGTCGATAAACGGCGTGCGTCCATTTCCGGTGTACAGCGCCAGTTCCGAATTGGCTATAACCGCGCCGCGCGAATCGTTGAGCAAATGGAGGCGCAGGGTATCGTCAGCTCTCCAGGGCACAACGGTAACCGTGAGGTATTGGCACCGCCATCAATGGAATAA
- the lolA gene encoding outer membrane lipoprotein chaperone LolA: MKKWLAISCLIAGVTSTAVYADAAKDLQGRLNKVNSFHANFSQKVTSADGAAVQEGEGELWLKRPNLFNWKTTSPDESTLISDGKTLWFYNPFVEQVTATWLKDATGNTPFILITRNDTSDWNKYDVRQKGDDFELTPKSASGNLKQFAINVTTSGTIKQFTATEQDGQRSTYVLKNQQNGAVDAAQFTFTPPKGVTLDDQRQ, from the coding sequence ATGAAAAAGTGGTTAGCTATCAGTTGCCTGATTGCAGGTGTTACCTCAACCGCTGTCTATGCAGACGCGGCAAAAGATTTGCAGGGGCGCCTCAATAAAGTAAACAGTTTCCACGCCAATTTTAGCCAGAAAGTTACCAGCGCTGACGGTGCAGCCGTGCAGGAAGGGGAAGGCGAATTGTGGTTGAAACGTCCTAACCTATTTAACTGGAAAACCACCTCACCTGACGAAAGTACGTTGATTTCTGACGGCAAAACACTGTGGTTCTACAATCCGTTTGTTGAACAAGTCACGGCAACCTGGCTGAAAGATGCAACAGGAAATACGCCATTTATTCTGATTACACGTAACGACACTAGCGACTGGAATAAATACGATGTGCGTCAGAAAGGCGATGATTTTGAACTTACGCCGAAGTCAGCAAGCGGCAATCTAAAGCAATTCGCGATTAATGTGACGACAAGCGGCACAATCAAGCAGTTTACCGCGACGGAACAAGATGGGCAGCGGAGCACTTATGTGCTGAAGAACCAGCAAAATGGCGCTGTTGATGCCGCGCAATTCACGTTCACGCCGCCGAAAGGTGTCACGCTGGATGACCAGCGTCAGTGA